A genomic stretch from Sinorhizobium terangae includes:
- the hutF gene encoding formimidoylglutamate deiminase, with translation MATFPVQRLFAERALLPGGWAENVAITLDDGGGIASVTPGQSIAEGDERLSGPVIPAIANLHSHAFQRAMAGLAEVAGTGDDSFWTWREEMYRTVGLVDPDDAEAIAAKLYMEMLKGGFGRVVEFHYLHHQADGTPYADPAEMSLRILRAAEATGIGLTHLPVFYAHANFGGVAPNPGQRPFLHDPDRFLALLDRLGPACASGGAKLGYAIHSLRAATPDEMRTILAAAPVSGPIHIHVAEQTREVDDCLAWSGRRPVEWLLDEMPVDARWCAIHATHMTAEETKRLAASGAVAGLCPATEANLGDGIFPAVEFIADGGRIGIGTDSHVATSVAEELRLLEYGQRLRDRRRNRLAAGPGASVGRSVFEAALAGGLQAAGLDAPGIKAGARADLVVLDGANPYIAAATDNQILDRWLFALGGEAVRDVMVAGQWKIRNGRHDREEEIDRAFARVLTKLK, from the coding sequence ATGGCCACGTTTCCCGTCCAACGGCTCTTTGCGGAGCGTGCTCTTCTTCCAGGCGGCTGGGCCGAAAACGTGGCCATCACCCTTGACGACGGGGGCGGCATCGCATCGGTCACGCCCGGCCAATCCATTGCGGAAGGCGACGAGCGACTTTCGGGACCGGTGATTCCGGCGATTGCCAACCTTCACTCCCATGCGTTTCAGCGCGCCATGGCCGGCCTCGCGGAAGTAGCAGGCACGGGAGATGACAGTTTCTGGACCTGGCGCGAGGAAATGTATCGCACCGTCGGCCTCGTCGACCCGGACGACGCCGAGGCCATCGCCGCCAAGCTTTACATGGAGATGCTGAAGGGCGGCTTCGGCCGTGTGGTCGAGTTCCATTATCTCCATCACCAGGCAGACGGCACCCCTTATGCCGATCCTGCCGAAATGTCGCTTCGGATCTTGCGCGCGGCCGAGGCGACGGGCATCGGCCTGACCCATCTTCCCGTCTTCTATGCCCATGCCAATTTCGGCGGTGTGGCGCCCAATCCCGGCCAACGCCCGTTCCTGCATGATCCGGATCGCTTTCTCGCCCTTCTCGATCGCCTTGGTCCCGCCTGCGCGAGCGGTGGCGCCAAGCTCGGCTATGCGATTCATTCCTTGCGCGCCGCGACGCCGGACGAGATGCGGACAATTCTCGCTGCGGCTCCGGTCTCCGGCCCCATTCATATTCATGTGGCCGAGCAAACGCGCGAGGTCGACGACTGCCTCGCCTGGAGCGGCCGGCGGCCGGTCGAATGGCTGCTTGATGAAATGCCTGTCGACGCACGCTGGTGCGCCATCCACGCGACGCACATGACGGCCGAGGAAACGAAGCGGCTCGCCGCTTCCGGGGCGGTTGCCGGCCTTTGCCCCGCGACCGAGGCCAATCTCGGTGACGGCATCTTTCCCGCCGTCGAGTTCATCGCCGACGGCGGCCGCATCGGCATCGGCACCGACAGCCATGTCGCAACCAGCGTCGCGGAAGAACTGCGGCTTCTCGAATACGGCCAGCGGCTGCGCGATCGCCGGCGCAACCGGCTTGCCGCCGGTCCAGGCGCGTCCGTCGGGCGATCGGTCTTCGAGGCGGCCCTTGCCGGCGGGTTGCAAGCCGCCGGCCTCGACGCGCCGGGCATCAAGGCGGGCGCACGCGCGGATCTCGTCGTCCTCGACGGCGCCAACCCGTATATCGCCGCCGCCACCGACAACCAGATTCTCGACCGCTGGCTCTTCGCGCTCGGTGGTGAGGCGGTGCGCGACGTGATGGTCGCCGGCCAATGGAAGATCCGCAATGGACGCCATGATCGGGAGGAAGAGATCGACCGCGCCTTCGCACGGGTTCTGACGAAACTGAAATAG
- a CDS encoding AraC family transcriptional regulator — protein MTTTRQTPRQEMIDIIARIADKDGDHATIVPGLSVHRHSSTAKPNCAAYRPSLAIIVQGAKRVVVGDETIVYGASDYLLTSIDLPVISQISHASPEEPYMSLAFQIDTGKIPALVDLIGSRPAKASASARGMTVSKITPDLEDAALRLLRLLDRPDDIAALLPLIERELLYRLLVGPHGVRLRQMMTAESQPHQIGRAVAWLKEHYTHPLRIDDLASRVSMSVSSLHHHFKAITAMSPLQYQKQLRLQEARRLMLEERLDAGDAGHQVGYESQSQFSREYSRQFGEPPARHIGRVRRSLVERLGGETEILSEG, from the coding sequence TGCCGGGTCTCAGCGTCCACCGGCATTCAAGCACAGCGAAGCCGAATTGCGCAGCTTACAGGCCGAGCCTGGCGATCATCGTGCAAGGCGCCAAGCGCGTGGTAGTTGGCGACGAGACCATCGTCTACGGCGCTTCGGACTACCTGTTGACCTCGATCGACCTGCCGGTCATTTCCCAAATCTCGCATGCGTCGCCGGAAGAGCCGTACATGAGCCTCGCGTTCCAGATCGATACCGGAAAGATACCGGCACTGGTCGATCTGATCGGTAGCCGCCCCGCGAAGGCGTCGGCCTCCGCGCGCGGAATGACGGTCAGCAAGATAACACCAGATCTCGAAGACGCTGCACTCCGCCTGCTGCGGCTGCTCGATCGCCCGGACGACATTGCCGCCCTTCTGCCGTTGATCGAGCGGGAACTCCTCTACCGCCTGCTCGTCGGGCCGCATGGCGTAAGGCTCAGGCAGATGATGACGGCGGAAAGTCAGCCGCACCAGATCGGCCGCGCCGTCGCATGGCTGAAGGAGCACTATACGCACCCCTTGCGCATCGACGATCTCGCGAGCCGGGTCAGCATGAGCGTTTCCTCGCTTCATCATCACTTCAAGGCAATCACGGCGATGAGCCCGCTGCAGTATCAGAAGCAGCTCCGGCTGCAGGAAGCGCGGCGCCTGATGCTGGAAGAGCGTCTCGATGCAGGCGATGCTGGCCATCAGGTCGGCTATGAGAGCCAGTCGCAGTTCAGCCGCGAATATTCCCGCCAGTTCGGCGAACCGCCGGCGCGCCATATCGGCCGCGTTCGCCGCAGCCTCGTCGAGCGTTTAGGTGGCGAGACGGAGATTTTGAGCGAGGGTTAG
- a CDS encoding Panacea domain-containing protein, with product MFDARIIANEMLTRAWDEGLELTQIDVQKILYFLHGHHLTEYGQALVKSEFEAWEFGPVQRSVYDEFKKYGDEPITELAQKFDPVKRTTAPLPKLTDNAAISTIEQHLYKYLEIPSFTLVDITHRPGTPWSRTIEAAKSRVNVGMRIKDDLILSYFEGLQTA from the coding sequence ATGTTTGATGCCCGGATCATCGCTAACGAAATGCTCACTAGGGCGTGGGACGAAGGCCTCGAACTCACGCAGATCGATGTGCAGAAAATCCTCTACTTCCTGCATGGGCATCATCTAACCGAGTATGGGCAAGCTCTCGTAAAGTCTGAGTTTGAGGCTTGGGAGTTTGGACCTGTCCAAAGATCCGTCTACGACGAGTTCAAGAAATATGGCGACGAACCTATTACCGAGCTTGCCCAGAAATTCGACCCGGTGAAGCGGACCACCGCGCCCCTTCCCAAGCTAACTGATAATGCTGCGATCTCCACGATCGAGCAGCATCTCTACAAGTATCTTGAGATTCCGAGCTTCACCTTGGTGGACATCACCCACCGTCCCGGCACCCCTTGGTCTCGAACGATCGAGGCAGCAAAGTCCCGTGTTAACGTTGGTATGCGAATCAAGGATGATCTGATCTTGTCGTACTTCGAGGGGCTACAGACCGCTTAG
- a CDS encoding HutD/Ves family protein, with protein MKILRSNEYRRMPWKNGGGETVEIAVSPERASLSDFDWRISMATVASDGSFSSFPGIDRTLSILEGAGMTLAIEGRQPKLLTVADPPLSFPAEAPTSATLRDGPVIDLNVMTRRGVLKHRVRRLHVEGSQSLESHARELIVFCHRGSVTLATEGVTATLHALDAAILIQPLPLTLTAEIASGLFLVEIVPGGAA; from the coding sequence ATGAAGATCCTGCGCTCGAACGAATACCGGCGCATGCCGTGGAAAAACGGTGGCGGCGAAACCGTGGAAATTGCCGTCTCCCCGGAGCGCGCGTCGCTTTCCGATTTCGATTGGCGCATCAGCATGGCGACGGTCGCGAGCGACGGCTCCTTCTCCAGCTTCCCCGGCATCGACCGCACGCTCTCGATCCTCGAAGGTGCCGGCATGACGCTTGCAATCGAAGGCCGGCAGCCGAAGCTGCTGACGGTCGCCGATCCTCCCCTCTCCTTCCCCGCCGAGGCGCCGACATCGGCGACGCTTCGCGACGGCCCGGTGATTGACCTTAACGTCATGACGCGGCGCGGCGTGCTGAAGCACCGCGTGCGGCGGCTTCACGTCGAGGGTTCGCAATCGCTCGAATCCCATGCCCGGGAACTCATCGTCTTCTGCCACCGCGGAAGCGTCACGCTGGCGACGGAGGGCGTGACCGCAACGCTTCATGCGCTGGACGCCGCGATCCTCATCCAGCCACTCCCCCTCACGCTGACGGCGGAGATCGCGTCCGGGCTTTTCCTTGTCGAGATCGTGCCCGGCGGCGCGGCCTGA
- the mnmA gene encoding tRNA 2-thiouridine(34) synthase MnmA, protein MNSLDFDRKPEDTRVVVAMSGGVDSSVVAGLLKREGYDVLGITLQLYDHGAAVHRAGSCCAGQDIDDAQRVCETLGIPHYVLDYEARFRETVINPFAESYIAGETPIPCVACNQTVKFADLLATAKELGADALATGHYIRSRPSPNPRYAGQRALYRPTDAERDQSYFLFATTQEQIDYLRFPLGGLSKAETRALAEDMGLIVAKKADSQDICFVPQGKYSDIVSKLKPNAALAGEIVHLDGRVLGSHDGILHYTIGQRRGIGVATGGPLYVVYLDARSRRVIVGPKEALETRRVYLRDINWLGDEELEQAAARGFDCFAKVRSTRQPMPAVLKSDAEGLYVELAEGEAGVAPGQACALYSGTGEDARVYGGGFIRKSEREPGAEAALKALLQAPAAA, encoded by the coding sequence GTGAACAGTCTCGATTTTGACCGCAAGCCCGAAGATACGCGCGTCGTCGTCGCCATGTCCGGCGGCGTCGATTCCTCTGTCGTGGCGGGGCTGCTCAAACGCGAGGGCTACGACGTACTCGGCATCACGCTGCAGCTCTATGATCATGGGGCGGCGGTGCACCGCGCCGGCTCCTGCTGTGCCGGCCAGGACATCGACGATGCGCAGCGCGTCTGCGAGACGCTCGGCATTCCGCACTATGTGCTGGACTATGAGGCACGCTTCCGCGAGACGGTGATCAACCCCTTTGCGGAAAGCTATATTGCCGGCGAGACGCCGATCCCCTGCGTTGCCTGCAACCAGACGGTCAAGTTCGCCGATTTGCTTGCGACCGCCAAGGAGCTCGGTGCCGACGCGCTCGCCACCGGCCACTACATCCGTTCCCGGCCGAGCCCGAACCCGCGTTACGCGGGGCAGCGCGCGCTCTACCGGCCGACGGATGCCGAGCGGGACCAGAGCTATTTCCTGTTCGCGACCACGCAGGAACAGATCGATTATCTGCGCTTTCCCTTGGGCGGCCTTTCCAAGGCCGAGACGCGGGCGCTTGCCGAAGACATGGGCCTGATCGTCGCCAAGAAGGCCGACAGCCAGGACATCTGCTTCGTGCCGCAGGGCAAATACAGCGACATCGTCTCGAAGCTGAAGCCGAATGCGGCGCTTGCCGGCGAGATCGTCCATCTCGACGGTAGGGTGCTCGGCAGCCATGACGGCATCCTGCACTATACGATCGGTCAGCGGCGCGGCATCGGGGTCGCCACCGGCGGGCCGCTCTACGTCGTCTATCTCGACGCCCGCTCGCGCCGCGTCATCGTCGGCCCGAAGGAAGCGCTGGAGACGCGCCGCGTCTATCTGCGCGACATCAACTGGCTGGGTGACGAGGAGCTTGAGCAGGCGGCCGCCCGCGGCTTCGACTGCTTCGCCAAGGTACGCTCCACCCGCCAGCCGATGCCGGCGGTCCTGAAAAGCGACGCCGAGGGCCTTTATGTCGAGCTTGCCGAAGGGGAGGCGGGCGTCGCGCCCGGCCAGGCCTGCGCGCTCTATTCCGGCACCGGCGAAGACGCACGCGTCTATGGCGGCGGCTTCATTCGCAAATCCGAGCGCGAGCCCGGCGCGGAAGCGGCGCTCAAGGCGCTTTTGCAGGCGCCGGCGGCGGCTTGA
- a CDS encoding helix-turn-helix transcriptional regulator, translating to MKESSEPALRREAEADMYFEFDPASVRTEYELLHLMRRLIARYRFQRFLIARLPLAEQQRFSESLVLSNWPPELVRQYDASGAFHASVLVQRLRQTKLPLAGGAELLDAASTEGGDISVRHLADPDMARHFALLLHTTYGEPYVVLLSGAREEPVGAECAMLYLTLVQLFECLERTFDTGSTVREKLSGREIECLRWAAAGKSSDEIAIILGISAYTVSSYFKSATRKLDAVNRMQAIARAMRMKLI from the coding sequence ATGAAGGAATCGAGTGAACCGGCCTTGCGGCGCGAGGCTGAGGCGGACATGTATTTCGAATTTGATCCGGCATCGGTGCGCACCGAATACGAGCTGCTGCACCTGATGCGCAGACTGATTGCGCGCTACCGGTTTCAACGCTTCCTGATCGCGCGGCTGCCGCTCGCCGAACAGCAGCGGTTTTCCGAAAGCCTGGTGCTCAGCAACTGGCCGCCCGAGCTGGTTCGCCAATACGATGCTTCCGGCGCCTTTCATGCGAGCGTCCTTGTCCAGCGCCTGCGCCAGACGAAGCTGCCGCTCGCGGGCGGCGCGGAGCTTCTGGACGCGGCAAGCACGGAGGGAGGAGATATCTCCGTCCGTCACCTCGCCGATCCCGACATGGCGCGTCATTTTGCCTTGCTTTTGCATACGACCTACGGAGAACCATACGTGGTCCTGCTTTCGGGCGCGCGGGAAGAGCCGGTCGGCGCGGAATGCGCGATGCTCTATCTGACGCTCGTGCAGCTCTTCGAGTGCCTCGAGCGCACCTTCGATACGGGCAGCACCGTGCGCGAAAAGTTGTCCGGCCGCGAGATCGAGTGCCTGCGCTGGGCGGCGGCGGGCAAGAGCAGCGACGAGATCGCCATCATCCTCGGCATTTCCGCCTATACAGTCAGCAGCTATTTCAAGAGCGCGACCCGCAAGCTCGACGCGGTCAACCGCATGCAGGCGATCGCCCGGGCGATGCGGATGAAGCTGATCTGA
- the hutC gene encoding histidine utilization repressor, protein MTAPGWTNDMAAFAPGPVPRYEAVKQFIRSRIESGEWPANHRIPSENDIVADLGVSRMTANRALRELASEGAITRVQGVGSFVAAHKGSTALLEVRNIADEIRERGHRHTSRLTLLEEEPASPEIGDALGVPTGARVFHSIMVHCEDEVPIQIEDRFVNPTVCPSYMAQDFSAITPNAYLTLVAPITRTEQIVEAVSPKPWECKLLAIGRNEPCLMIRRRTWSETASVTTARLLYPGTRYRLEGVSQ, encoded by the coding sequence ATGACGGCACCGGGGTGGACGAACGACATGGCAGCCTTCGCGCCAGGGCCAGTTCCGCGCTACGAGGCGGTGAAGCAGTTCATTCGCAGCCGGATTGAGAGCGGCGAGTGGCCGGCCAATCACCGGATACCGTCGGAAAACGATATCGTCGCGGATCTCGGCGTCAGCCGGATGACGGCGAACAGGGCTTTGCGCGAGCTTGCGAGCGAGGGCGCGATCACACGGGTGCAGGGGGTCGGATCCTTTGTCGCGGCCCACAAGGGCAGCACGGCGCTCCTCGAGGTCCGCAACATCGCGGACGAGATCCGCGAGCGTGGTCATCGGCACACTTCGCGGCTGACCCTTTTAGAGGAGGAGCCGGCGAGCCCCGAGATCGGCGATGCGCTGGGCGTCCCGACGGGGGCAAGGGTGTTCCATTCGATCATGGTCCATTGCGAGGATGAGGTGCCGATCCAGATCGAGGATCGGTTCGTTAACCCGACGGTCTGCCCGAGCTACATGGCGCAGGATTTCAGCGCCATCACCCCAAACGCCTATCTGACCCTGGTGGCGCCGATCACCCGCACCGAGCAGATTGTCGAGGCCGTATCGCCCAAGCCTTGGGAATGCAAGCTTCTCGCGATCGGCCGCAACGAACCGTGCCTGATGATCCGCCGTCGGACCTGGTCGGAGACGGCGAGTGTTACGACCGCGCGGCTGCTTTATCCGGGCACGCGCTATCGCCTTGAGGGCGTCTCGCAGTGA
- a CDS encoding aminotransferase translates to MDGEALKLRTQLARPDVSAEEAKRVLSVEYDLSGALTELGSQQDRNYRVDTEDGRFVLKICRMEYARVELEAQNAALHHLGATAGAPKVPAVIPARNGEDIVVAIVRDVPYQFRLLTYLDGTPLTRRKHLPAQTVAELGDLAGRLASALKGLDHPGLERELQWDLQRAGPVALQLLQTMTDVDLRKRVAEAMVAAMRRVQPLMPELRVQAIHQDVTDDNVVSRVEGGRLVPEGVIDFGDVLKGWLVAELAVTCASLLHHADGDPFFILPAVQAFHAAFPLTDVELEALWPLIVARAGILVASTEQQLEIDPDNAYVRGNAAHEREILDVALSVPFALMEQAIRRTVGKGAAPTVPLTAGRLLPDIEPSRVGIVDLSLLGPHLPADRWHYEDTEALLLQSAARAAGTSATRYGEFRLTETRLLQARSPATFALHVDLCLHGQTAVHAPFAGHLGRRGDKMVLSTDGLHLHLHGIEQAAEGAIEAGAPIGVVSGDPPALGFIRVQLSTEAEIDPPPFATASQAEAWRALCPSPAQMLGFDCDAPLPAAGELLQRRQRHFARPQKNYYRQPPQIERGWKEHLFDVEGRAYLDMVNNVTIVGHGHPRLSAAVGRQWSLLNTNSRFHYASVAEFSERLAELAPDGLDTVFLVNSGSEANDLAIRLAWAHSGARHILSLLEAYHGWTVASDAVSTSIADNPQALTTRPDWVHPVVSPNTYRGPFRGEGSTVDYVRAVTEKLEELDENRVGLAGFICEAVYGNAGGIPLPPGYLQAVYAMVRKRGGVCIADEVQVGYGRLGHYFWGFEEQGVVPDIITVAKGMGNGHPLGAVITRREIAEALEKEGYFFSSSGGSPVSSVVGLTVLDILHDEALQENARTVGDHLKARLQALGERFPLVGAVHGMGLYLGVEFVRDRETLEPATQETAAICNRLLELGVIMQPTGDHLNVLKIKPPLCLSRESADFFAEMLGRVLEEGW, encoded by the coding sequence ATGGACGGAGAAGCGCTCAAGCTCCGCACGCAACTTGCCAGGCCGGATGTTTCGGCCGAGGAGGCGAAACGCGTTCTGTCGGTTGAGTACGACCTTTCCGGCGCGCTGACAGAACTCGGCAGCCAGCAGGATCGAAACTACCGCGTGGATACCGAGGACGGCCGGTTCGTCCTGAAAATCTGCCGGATGGAATATGCGCGGGTCGAACTTGAGGCGCAGAATGCAGCGCTGCATCATCTCGGCGCCACCGCGGGCGCTCCGAAGGTGCCGGCCGTCATCCCGGCGCGGAATGGCGAGGACATCGTCGTCGCCATCGTCCGGGACGTGCCCTATCAGTTCCGGCTGCTCACCTATCTCGACGGTACGCCTTTGACCCGCCGCAAGCATCTTCCGGCGCAAACGGTGGCGGAACTGGGCGATCTCGCCGGAAGGTTGGCTTCGGCGCTCAAGGGGCTGGATCATCCCGGGCTCGAACGCGAACTGCAATGGGACCTGCAACGGGCTGGACCGGTCGCCCTGCAACTGCTGCAGACCATGACCGACGTCGATTTGCGCAAGCGTGTCGCAGAGGCGATGGTCGCCGCCATGCGGCGCGTGCAGCCACTGATGCCGGAGTTACGGGTGCAGGCGATCCACCAGGACGTCACCGACGACAACGTCGTGAGCAGGGTGGAGGGCGGCAGGCTGGTGCCCGAGGGCGTGATCGACTTCGGTGATGTCCTCAAGGGGTGGCTCGTTGCGGAGCTGGCGGTCACCTGTGCGTCGCTGCTTCACCACGCCGACGGCGACCCGTTCTTCATCTTGCCGGCGGTCCAGGCGTTCCACGCGGCATTCCCGCTGACGGATGTCGAGCTGGAAGCGCTCTGGCCGCTCATCGTGGCACGGGCGGGCATTCTGGTCGCAAGCACGGAACAGCAGTTGGAGATCGATCCCGACAACGCCTATGTCCGTGGAAACGCTGCCCATGAACGCGAAATTCTCGATGTTGCGCTGTCCGTGCCTTTCGCTCTGATGGAGCAGGCAATCCGCCGGACGGTGGGGAAGGGGGCGGCACCGACCGTGCCCCTGACGGCCGGCCGGCTGCTGCCGGACATCGAGCCCTCCCGCGTCGGGATCGTCGATCTTTCGCTTCTTGGGCCTCATCTTCCGGCCGACCGCTGGCACTATGAGGACACCGAAGCGCTGCTCTTACAGTCGGCGGCGCGGGCGGCCGGCACCTCCGCCACGCGCTACGGCGAATTCCGCTTGACCGAGACGCGGCTTCTCCAGGCAAGGTCGCCTGCGACCTTCGCCCTGCACGTCGATCTCTGCCTGCACGGGCAAACGGCCGTCCATGCGCCCTTCGCGGGGCACCTCGGGCGGCGCGGCGATAAAATGGTTCTGTCGACCGATGGGCTGCATCTTCATCTGCATGGCATCGAACAGGCCGCCGAAGGTGCGATCGAAGCCGGAGCACCGATCGGCGTCGTGTCCGGCGATCCGCCGGCGCTCGGCTTCATCCGCGTCCAGCTCTCGACGGAAGCGGAGATCGACCCGCCGCCTTTCGCGACAGCAAGCCAGGCGGAAGCCTGGCGGGCGCTTTGCCCGTCGCCCGCCCAAATGCTCGGTTTCGACTGTGATGCGCCTTTGCCGGCGGCAGGCGAGCTGCTTCAGCGCCGGCAACGTCATTTCGCACGGCCGCAAAAGAACTATTACCGGCAGCCGCCGCAGATCGAGCGGGGCTGGAAAGAACATCTCTTCGATGTCGAGGGCCGCGCCTATCTCGACATGGTCAACAATGTCACGATCGTCGGCCACGGCCATCCGCGCCTCTCGGCGGCGGTTGGCCGGCAATGGTCGCTGCTCAACACCAATTCGCGGTTCCATTATGCGTCCGTCGCGGAATTTTCGGAGAGGCTTGCAGAGTTAGCGCCCGATGGACTTGACACGGTCTTCCTCGTCAACAGCGGCTCGGAGGCGAACGACCTTGCGATCCGGCTCGCCTGGGCCCATTCCGGCGCGCGCCACATACTCTCTCTGCTCGAAGCCTATCATGGCTGGACGGTTGCGAGCGATGCGGTCTCGACCTCGATCGCCGACAACCCGCAGGCGCTGACGACGCGGCCCGATTGGGTGCACCCGGTCGTCTCCCCGAACACCTATCGCGGACCGTTTCGCGGGGAAGGTTCGACGGTCGATTATGTTCGTGCCGTGACCGAGAAACTGGAGGAACTCGACGAGAACCGGGTGGGCCTTGCGGGCTTCATCTGTGAAGCGGTCTATGGCAACGCTGGCGGCATCCCGCTGCCGCCCGGATATCTCCAAGCCGTTTATGCCATGGTCAGGAAGCGGGGCGGCGTCTGCATCGCCGACGAGGTGCAGGTGGGTTACGGCCGCCTTGGCCATTACTTCTGGGGGTTCGAAGAGCAGGGTGTCGTCCCGGACATCATCACGGTCGCCAAGGGCATGGGCAACGGCCATCCGCTCGGTGCCGTCATCACGCGGCGCGAGATCGCGGAGGCGCTGGAAAAGGAAGGCTACTTCTTCTCGTCGTCCGGCGGCAGTCCGGTAAGCTCGGTCGTTGGCCTCACGGTTCTCGACATTCTCCACGACGAGGCGCTGCAGGAAAATGCCCGCACGGTCGGCGACCACCTCAAGGCGCGACTGCAGGCGCTTGGCGAGCGCTTTCCGCTCGTCGGCGCGGTCCACGGCATGGGGCTTTATCTCGGCGTCGAGTTCGTCCGTGATCGCGAAACGCTGGAACCCGCGACGCAGGAGACGGCGGCGATCTGCAACCGGCTCCTTGAACTCGGCGTCATCATGCAGCCGACCGGCGATCACCTGAACGTATTGAAGATTAAACCGCCGCTCTGCCTCAGCCGCGAGAGCGCCGACTTCTTCGCCGAGATGCTGGGGCGGGTGCTGGAAGAGGGCTGGTGA
- a CDS encoding DUF1153 domain-containing protein: MTEMMRPRVKYVIGPDGSPLTIADLPPANTRRWVIRRKAEVVAAVRGGLLSLEEACERYTLTVEEFLSWQSSINDHGLAGLRTTRIQQYRH; encoded by the coding sequence ATGACCGAAATGATGCGACCACGCGTAAAGTATGTCATCGGCCCCGATGGCAGCCCTCTGACGATTGCGGATCTCCCGCCGGCGAACACCCGGCGCTGGGTCATCCGCCGGAAGGCTGAAGTCGTCGCCGCCGTGCGCGGTGGCCTTTTGAGCCTTGAAGAGGCGTGCGAACGGTACACGCTGACCGTCGAGGAGTTCCTTTCCTGGCAGTCCTCCATTAACGACCACGGTCTCGCCGGCCTGCGGACCACGCGCATCCAACAGTATCGCCACTGA
- a CDS encoding GNAT family N-acetyltransferase, protein MEIVDEEINSKGRYSATVEGYTGEMTYSRSSPTLIIIDHTLVPDELRGKGVGQALAKHAVEEARKGGWKIIPLCPFMRAQAMRHQEWQDVIQA, encoded by the coding sequence ATGGAAATCGTCGACGAGGAAATCAATTCGAAGGGCCGCTATTCGGCGACCGTGGAGGGCTATACCGGCGAGATGACCTATTCTCGCTCCTCGCCGACCTTGATCATCATCGATCATACACTGGTGCCGGATGAGTTGCGCGGCAAGGGTGTCGGCCAAGCGCTCGCAAAGCACGCGGTCGAAGAAGCGCGAAAGGGTGGCTGGAAGATCATCCCGCTCTGCCCCTTCATGCGCGCCCAGGCCATGCGCCATCAGGAGTGGCAGGACGTGATCCAGGCCTGA